ATAACCAATCAGCTAGTCTATTTGCCTGTTCTTCACTTAGTTGCAATTCTAGTAATACTTGGTCAAAAATTTGATTGATTTGTACTTCTAAGAAATCATCTTTTCTGGCCAAAACTTTCAGCAGGCGTGGTAAAGATTCTCCCAGCAAATCACGCAAAATTCCGGCAACAATTTTAGCACTTTTTTGGTTGGTATCATTTTTAATTTGGTCTATAGCCAGTTGCAGCAACCAAAGAATTGCCCCTTGTACCCGTTCGGTTTCTAATAAACGCCGTGCCAATTTTTGCAACTCATCAGGTGTGAGTAGCGACCCCATGATTGTATTAGAAATATTTTTTGCCAAACGTTCCTGGTTAGCAGGAATCAAGCCAGGGGTAAATGGAACTCTTCGTCCGCCAATATAAATTGCTCGATAGGGACGAAATAGCATTTTGATGGCTATATCATTTGTGAAATAGCCAATAATTCCACCCAGTACTGGGGGCGATACATACAGCCAAAGATGTGACCAATCCACTGTTTTTTAGATGAGGAATGGGTACTGGGGATTAGATACTAGGCAATAGTTTGTCTATTACCAATTACCAATTACCAATTACCTATTTAATAATTGTCAATACTCCCATCATACCGTTCGCAATGGGATAGTGTGTGGCTGAGGTAAAACCAACTTGGTAGGCTATCTCTACTTGTTCTTTACCGTTGGGGAAGCGGTCTAAGCTGGGGCTAATGTAAGCGTACTCCTCTTTCACCCCCAGGCGATCGGCTAGTGGCACAACTACATTGTCTAGATACCACTGCTGAAAAGTGCGGAGTTTTTGATTATAGGGGCGATGGAAATCTAAAATTGCGGCTTTTGCCCCAGGTTTGAGAACACGATGTAATTCTTGCAGGCTACGAGGAATATCTGTAACATTTCTTAATCCATAGCCCATCGTCGCAGCATCAAATTGATTGTTATTAAATGGTAAATTCAGCACATCGGCTTCTACCCAGGAAATATTGGGTTGGGGGTATTGGGTTTGGGAGCGTTGTTTGGCAGCTTCTAACAGGTTGGGTGAGAAATCCACACCATACACTTTTCCTGTTGAACCTATCCGCCGTGCTAGACGCAAGGCTAAGTCACCGCTTCCGCAACATAAATCTAGACAAGTATCTCCTGGTTTAGCTGCACTCCATTTAATAGCCATTTCTTTCCAAATGCGGTGTTGTCCTAAACTTAACCAATCATTCAATTGGTCATAGACAGGAGCGATACGGTCAAAAATGGCACGGATGTCGTTTGTCATTGGTCAATAGTTATTAGTCATTAGTCCATAGTCCATAGTCTATAGTCAACTGGTAAAATTAAGTTAATCTGTTGGATGGGATATCCTAGCTGTTTAAATAGTGATAATATGTGTATTGTTGGTAACGCTGATTTAATTATTTGTTACTGATAACCTGTTGCCAACTATATTGTTAGTTATTAGCCATATTTAATATCAATGAAGTTGTTTACAATTTTATGGCTGACAGGCATGGCGGGTATTATCTCTCTTTGGTGGATGGAATTACCTATTCCTGAAGGTGAAGAATTAAAGATGCCTTTGTGGCAGATTAAATTGCTTTCCTTGACTTCACCAACTATTCTTTTATCTGTTGCTGTATTAATTGGTGTTTTTTTAGCTCATCAAGTGGGATTATCTGCACCTTTTATAGAAGCATTAACTCAAGGAAATTCAGCAAGTTTAGCTATTCAGCCTCAAGTGATTCCAGGGATTATTGGCGGTTTGATAGGTGGTGTTCTATTGGTAGCTATCCAGTGGTTTGCCAAGTTATTTCTCCCCTCAGATTTTCTAACAAAGGCTGAAGCACTTTCAGGAAATACGCCCCTTGTGACTCGTATTTTATATGGAGGTATTACCGAAGAGTTATTGCTGAGATGGGGAATGATGACTCTTTTAGTGTGGATAGGCTGGCACGTTCTTTCCCAAGGGCATGGTAAACCATCTACATTATGTTTTGTAGTAGCGATCGCACTGTCATCTCTCCTTTTTGCCTTGGGTCATTTACCCCTTGCTTTTCTAATAACAAAACAGCTAACAACTTCAGTAATTGCTTATGTAATTATCGGTAATTCAGTTTTTGGTTTAATAGCAGGTTATCTCTACTGGCGCAAAGGTCTAGAAGCCGCAATCATATCTCATATGCTTGTTCATGTTGTTATGGTAACAGCCGCACGTTTAGTCCAATAACCAATCTAGTCAGCTACACTTAATTTATTATCGGCTTCTTGCATATCGTTAGATATTCTCAAACAAATAGTCAACAGTCCTGACTATTGACTATTGACTATTGACTATTAACTACAGCGACTACTCGTTAGAGCGATCGCTACTAGTTGCGCTGATAAATGGATGAGGTTTAATTCATCTTCCCGTAGTGAGCCTGGTTGTTG
Above is a genomic segment from Nostoc sp. MS1 containing:
- the ubiE gene encoding bifunctional demethylmenaquinone methyltransferase/2-methoxy-6-polyprenyl-1,4-benzoquinol methylase UbiE codes for the protein MTNDIRAIFDRIAPVYDQLNDWLSLGQHRIWKEMAIKWSAAKPGDTCLDLCCGSGDLALRLARRIGSTGKVYGVDFSPNLLEAAKQRSQTQYPQPNISWVEADVLNLPFNNNQFDAATMGYGLRNVTDIPRSLQELHRVLKPGAKAAILDFHRPYNQKLRTFQQWYLDNVVVPLADRLGVKEEYAYISPSLDRFPNGKEQVEIAYQVGFTSATHYPIANGMMGVLTIIK
- a CDS encoding CPBP family intramembrane glutamic endopeptidase, whose translation is MKLFTILWLTGMAGIISLWWMELPIPEGEELKMPLWQIKLLSLTSPTILLSVAVLIGVFLAHQVGLSAPFIEALTQGNSASLAIQPQVIPGIIGGLIGGVLLVAIQWFAKLFLPSDFLTKAEALSGNTPLVTRILYGGITEELLLRWGMMTLLVWIGWHVLSQGHGKPSTLCFVVAIALSSLLFALGHLPLAFLITKQLTTSVIAYVIIGNSVFGLIAGYLYWRKGLEAAIISHMLVHVVMVTAARLVQ